In Australozyma saopauloensis chromosome 2, complete sequence, one genomic interval encodes:
- a CDS encoding translation elongation factor EF-1 alpha gives MGKEKLHVNVVVIGHVDSGKSTTTGHLIFKCGGIDKRTIEKFEKEAAELGKGSFKYAWVLDKLKAERERGITIDIALWKFETPKYHVTVIDAPGHRDFIKNMITGTSQADCAILIIAGGVGEFEAGISKDGQTREHALLAFTLGVRQLIVAVNKMDSVKWDKNRFEEIIKETSNFVKKVGYNPKTVPFVPISGWNGDNMIEPSTNCPWYKGWEKETKAGKSTGKTLLEAIDAIEPPSRPTDKPLRLPLQDVYKIGGIGTVPVGRVETGVIKPGMVVTFAPAGVTTEVKSVEMHHEQLEEGVPGDNVGFNVKNVSVKEIRRGNVCGDSKNDPPKGAESFTAQVIVLNHPGQIASGYSPVLDCHTAHIACKFDTLLEKIDRRTGKSLEDLPKFVKSGDAAIVKMVPTKPMCVEAFTDYPPLGRFAVRDMRQTVAVGVIKAVEKSDKAGKVTKAAQKAAKK, from the coding sequence ATGGGTAAGGAGAAGCTTCACGTCAACGTCGTTGTTATCGGTCACGTCGATTCCGGTAAGTCCACTACCACCGGTCACTTGATTTTCAAGTGTGGTGGTATTGACAAGAGAACCATCGAGAAGTTCGAGAAGGAGGCCGCCGAGTTGGGTAAGGGTTCCTTCAAGTACGCTTGGGTTTTGgacaagttgaaggctGAGAGAGAGAGAGGTATCACTATCGACATTGCCTTGTGGAAGTTCGAGACTCCAAAGTACCACGTCACTGTCATTGACGCCCCAGGTCACAGAgatttcatcaagaacatgaTCACTGGTACCTCCCAGGCTGACTGTGCTATCTTGATCATTGCCGGTGGTGTCGGTGAGTTCGAGGCTGGTATCTCCAAGGACGGTCAAACCAGAGAGCACGCTTTGTTGGCTTTCACCTTGGGTGTTAGACAATTGATTGTTGCTGTCAACAAGATGGACTCCGTCAAGTGGGACAAGAACAGATTCGAGGAGATCATCAAGGAGACCTCTAACTTCGTCAAGAAGGTCGGTTACAACCCTAAGACTGTTCCATTCGTCCCAATCTCTGGTTGGAACGGTGACAACATGATTGAGCCATCCACCAACTGCCCATGGTACAAGGGTTGGGAGAAGGAGACCAAGGCCGGTAAGTCCACCGGTAAGACCTTGTTGGAGGCCATTGACGCCATTGAGCCACCTTCGAGACCAACCGACAAGCCATTGAGATTGCCATTGCAAGATGTCTACAAGATCGGTGGTATCGGAACGGTGCCAGTCGGTCGTGTTGAGACCGGTGTCATCAAGCCAGGTATGGTTGTCACTTTCGCCCCAGCTGGTGTCACCACTGAGGTCAAGTCCGTCGAGATGCACCACgagcaattggaggaggGTGTCCCAGGTGACAACGTTGGTTTCAACGTCAAGAACGTCTCTGTTAAGGAGATCAGAAGAGGTAACGTCTGTGGTGACTCCAAGAACGACCCACCAAAGGGTGCTGAGTCTTTCACCGCTCAAGTTATTGTCTTGAACCACCCAGGTCAAATCGCCTCTGGTTACTCTCCAGTTTTGGACTGTCACACTGCTCACATTGCTTGTAAGTTCGACACCTTGCTCGAGAAGATCGACAGAAGAACCGGTAAGTCTTTGGAGGACCTTCCAAAGTTCGTCAAGTCTGGTGACGCTGCTATCGTCAAGATGGTCCCAACCAAGCCAATGTGTGTTGAGGCTTTCACCGACTACCCACCTTTGGGAAGATTCGCTGTCAGAGACATGAGACAAACCGTCGCTGTCGGTGTCATCAAGGCTGTTGAGAAGTCTGACAAGGCCGGTAAGGTCACCAAGGCTGCTCAAAAGGCTGCCAAGAAGTAA